In a genomic window of Sutcliffiella sp. FSL R7-0096:
- a CDS encoding aromatic acid exporter family protein translates to MKLGARIVKTGIAITLALFVAQWLNVPTPFFAGIAAIFAIQPSIYKSYQSIIEHVQANLIGAILAIIFSLLFGHDPFIIGLTAIFVIGINLKLKIENTIPLALVTVIAIMENPGENFFEFALVRFSTVMIGILCAFLVNLIFLPPKYETRLYYKVKLTTEDILKWIRINMRHGTEHHLLKTDIEMLRQRVLKLEQLFILYKEERTYFPTLKKSSSKARKLVIFRQLIVTSNRALYTLKMLHRLENELHHMPVEYQHYIKAELDHLVNLHEQILLKFVGKIKQHNTSEMYEEERFNKQQFIDEFMVHKDNLCEYEGDAEVWYHLFPLVSKIIDYSDQLEHLDKLIDSFQKYHVDDNEFEIGANEEA, encoded by the coding sequence ATGAAACTTGGTGCCCGTATAGTCAAGACCGGTATCGCGATCACCCTTGCTTTGTTTGTGGCACAGTGGCTCAATGTCCCCACGCCCTTCTTTGCAGGAATCGCAGCGATCTTTGCTATCCAACCATCCATCTATAAATCGTATCAATCTATCATCGAGCATGTGCAGGCTAACCTGATTGGGGCAATCTTAGCCATCATCTTTTCCTTACTGTTCGGACACGACCCGTTCATCATCGGTCTGACTGCCATCTTTGTCATTGGAATCAACCTGAAACTAAAGATTGAAAACACCATACCACTGGCGCTTGTGACCGTCATCGCGATCATGGAAAACCCGGGCGAAAACTTTTTCGAATTCGCCCTGGTCCGTTTCTCCACTGTCATGATTGGTATTTTATGCGCGTTTCTGGTCAACTTGATCTTTTTGCCGCCTAAATACGAAACCAGGCTTTATTACAAAGTGAAATTGACGACAGAAGACATATTAAAGTGGATCCGCATCAATATGCGTCACGGCACAGAACATCACCTTTTGAAAACGGACATCGAGATGCTTCGTCAACGGGTGTTGAAGCTAGAGCAACTATTCATACTCTATAAGGAAGAACGGACATACTTTCCTACTCTGAAAAAATCAAGTTCCAAAGCACGCAAGCTGGTTATTTTCAGGCAGCTGATAGTTACAAGTAACCGGGCATTGTATACTTTAAAAATGCTCCACCGCCTGGAAAACGAACTGCACCATATGCCAGTAGAGTATCAGCATTACATTAAGGCTGAGTTGGATCACTTGGTTAACCTGCACGAACAGATTTTGTTAAAATTCGTTGGGAAAATAAAGCAGCATAATACTTCCGAAATGTATGAAGAAGAACGCTTTAACAAACAACAATTCATTGATGAGTTTATGGTGCACAAAGACAACTTGTGTGAATACGAAGGTGATGCTGAGGTCTGGTACCACCTATTCCCACTCGTATCCAAAATCATTGATTATAGCGACCAATTAGAGCATTTAGATAAGTTAATTGACAGCTTCCAGAAATATCATGTGGATGATAATGAATTCGAAATTGGAGCAAATGAAGAAGCATAA
- a CDS encoding glutamate synthase-related protein: MKNWSPSTFKDFHNAEHDACGIVSAIEKKKIPTKKNIDDCIDALVKMNHRAGFINGEGDGVGIHIDIPRALWKEKLEKLDQDASVVDREDFVVGHFFINHHVDVDQVKKEITSILEKESLKLVFSSDTVTSSEALGPIAIIQDPVFWQIALISEKEECTQAQLFDAAIEIEKNDDVHVASLSNYHAVYKVMGAGDILPKFYHDLANPLVASTMTLGHNRYSTNTLSNFFRVQPFSVLGHNGEINTIAKLRDEATMIGVPLTNGGSDSQDLNRTIDTLISRDGFTLFEALDIVFPPIVNEIKSYPAHLQDLYTYVRETWGHFAQGPAGIISRNKDEAVFSLDALGLRPVWMLQTETSFYFSSEPGIIPTTEYTAEPKPFSPGEKVGMKWDGDTIKVYDYHAYQEEVYQRMNEKFAVKGFAERLNAPKLDAYVSTAPLAKVHNGHYAAFGWDREHIQLIEQMAEKGAEPIRSLGHDVPLAAMNPGRNNIADFIKESVAVVTNPAIDRDRETEHFSTRTVLGARPALQKEDKVPNGYTMELLSPLLVEGQVGMDCVAELGQPSYDQVVNQFQTQGLTYYVNATCGSDEDITSAVERLKAEAVEAVKDGKTLLIIDDAQAHKDGQLWLDPHLVTAAINEELVQHQYRRKCALLLRSGAIRSLHDVMVAMGLGANAISPYLLFGTVSDETNKPVVNLFGALTKGMEKVISTIGIHELRGYGRLFSAIGLHKEVEDALGIVNFLGSDKLGFNFTKLKEDAAERAVDFENEKARAGKSFHLFPRIWKAIGDVAKNGTYDDYREKLDEQETKNPITIRHLTDLKASAKQTAKEKVNIGVGAHSLPFVIASMSFGSQNEIAFRAYAEAADKLNMVSLNGEGGEIKDMLGKYPKTRGQQVASGRFGVNAELLNSSNLLEIKIGQGAKPGEGGHLPGSKVTAKIAEARNATIGSDLISPSNNHDIYSIEDLAQMIAELKTANDQAKVAVKVPVVPNIGTIAVGIAKAGADIITISGFDGGTGAARIHALQYVGLPVEIGVKAAHNALIESGLRNKVEIWADGGIKSALDCMKVMLLGANRIGFGTLSMIAIGCTTCRGCHLDTCHVGIATQIESEAQAKDHGLRRFVPRQSDLAVQGLMNLFTAFGDELKALTASLGFENLQEIVGRSDLLEQTRGLESLDLSNLLHTLDVPQLAQKEVAASMEKEKLLVAAGAEYLDYQENELHESRQFDAITAEQRVLGSRVSCHRVRGRLDGSYLELPEVELRYNKGSIPGNGLGAYNSTGINIKVEGGAQDGIGKTAFGGSIFVFKYKGKDGKFYNGSVGKGFGYGAQKGALVVQGNADARAGIRLSGADMIIGGKVTTPIPAVEHGNLGINANIKGFAFEYMTNGRGLVLGDPGPWICAGMTGGAVYLRHQPEMGLTKEALQRRIAKGAKVNIEPLNAAGLKDVVELLSIYHQSLLDQHQLEEAAEIKQMLDNPADFFLQVNPVKEQADPAVSTE; this comes from the coding sequence ATGAAAAATTGGAGTCCAAGTACATTTAAAGATTTTCACAACGCAGAACATGATGCATGTGGTATTGTATCCGCTATTGAAAAGAAAAAAATCCCAACAAAGAAAAATATCGACGACTGTATAGATGCATTAGTCAAAATGAATCACCGTGCCGGTTTCATTAACGGTGAAGGAGATGGTGTAGGTATTCATATCGACATCCCCCGTGCACTATGGAAGGAAAAATTAGAGAAACTCGATCAAGACGCTTCTGTTGTAGACCGTGAAGATTTCGTAGTCGGCCACTTCTTCATCAATCATCACGTTGATGTGGATCAAGTGAAAAAAGAGATAACAAGTATTTTAGAAAAAGAATCTCTTAAACTAGTTTTTTCTTCTGACACAGTTACATCTTCGGAAGCATTGGGGCCAATTGCGATTATTCAAGACCCGGTGTTTTGGCAGATTGCCCTTATTTCAGAAAAAGAAGAATGCACACAAGCGCAACTGTTCGATGCTGCCATTGAAATTGAAAAAAATGACGACGTACATGTCGCGTCCTTATCCAACTACCATGCTGTCTATAAAGTGATGGGTGCTGGCGATATTTTGCCGAAATTCTATCATGATCTGGCTAACCCGCTTGTTGCGTCCACGATGACACTTGGACATAACCGCTATTCTACCAATACACTATCTAACTTTTTTCGTGTGCAACCATTTAGTGTCCTAGGTCATAACGGGGAGATCAATACGATCGCCAAACTTCGTGACGAGGCAACGATGATTGGCGTGCCACTGACAAATGGCGGAAGTGATTCACAGGACTTAAACAGAACGATCGACACATTGATTTCACGCGACGGCTTCACACTATTTGAAGCACTTGATATCGTCTTCCCGCCGATTGTCAATGAAATTAAGAGCTATCCAGCTCATTTACAGGACCTCTACACCTATGTACGTGAAACATGGGGGCATTTCGCTCAAGGTCCTGCTGGCATCATTTCCCGCAATAAAGACGAAGCGGTATTCAGCCTGGATGCACTTGGCTTGCGTCCAGTTTGGATGCTTCAGACGGAAACATCGTTTTATTTTTCATCAGAGCCTGGAATTATTCCGACAACCGAATACACAGCAGAGCCGAAGCCTTTCTCCCCCGGTGAAAAAGTTGGGATGAAATGGGATGGCGATACGATTAAAGTATATGACTATCATGCTTATCAAGAAGAAGTCTATCAGCGTATGAACGAGAAGTTCGCTGTGAAAGGATTCGCTGAACGCCTGAATGCACCGAAGCTTGACGCTTATGTATCGACAGCTCCGCTTGCTAAAGTGCATAACGGGCACTACGCAGCATTCGGATGGGACCGTGAGCATATCCAGTTGATCGAACAGATGGCGGAAAAAGGTGCAGAACCAATTCGTTCCCTTGGTCATGACGTGCCGCTTGCTGCCATGAATCCAGGCCGCAACAATATCGCTGATTTTATAAAAGAAAGCGTAGCGGTTGTAACGAATCCAGCAATTGACCGTGACCGTGAGACAGAACACTTTTCCACAAGAACGGTTCTTGGTGCCCGCCCTGCCCTACAAAAAGAAGACAAAGTACCGAATGGATACACAATGGAACTTCTTTCTCCATTATTAGTAGAAGGCCAGGTTGGCATGGATTGCGTCGCAGAATTGGGGCAGCCTTCCTATGATCAAGTGGTAAATCAGTTCCAAACTCAAGGGCTGACCTATTACGTAAATGCTACCTGTGGTTCAGATGAAGATATCACATCTGCTGTGGAGCGTTTAAAAGCCGAAGCGGTGGAAGCTGTAAAAGACGGCAAAACATTATTGATCATTGATGATGCCCAAGCACATAAGGATGGCCAGCTTTGGTTGGATCCGCATCTTGTGACGGCAGCCATTAATGAAGAGCTCGTCCAACATCAATATCGCCGTAAATGTGCACTATTGCTTCGTTCCGGTGCCATCCGCTCCCTTCATGATGTGATGGTAGCAATGGGACTTGGCGCAAATGCCATCAGTCCATACCTACTATTCGGTACAGTAAGTGATGAGACGAATAAACCTGTTGTGAACCTTTTTGGAGCACTGACTAAAGGAATGGAAAAAGTCATTTCCACGATTGGAATCCATGAGTTACGAGGATACGGTCGCTTGTTCTCGGCAATCGGCCTTCATAAGGAAGTCGAGGATGCGCTTGGGATCGTCAATTTCCTTGGCTCTGATAAACTTGGCTTTAATTTTACAAAATTAAAAGAGGATGCTGCAGAACGTGCAGTGGACTTTGAAAATGAAAAGGCTCGTGCAGGCAAGTCGTTCCACCTCTTCCCTCGTATCTGGAAAGCAATCGGGGATGTGGCGAAGAACGGAACATACGATGATTATCGTGAAAAGCTGGATGAACAAGAAACGAAAAACCCTATTACCATTCGTCACTTGACTGACCTAAAGGCTTCTGCCAAGCAGACCGCAAAAGAAAAAGTCAACATTGGAGTAGGCGCCCACAGCCTGCCATTCGTTATCGCTTCCATGTCCTTTGGTTCTCAAAACGAGATTGCATTTAGAGCATATGCCGAAGCAGCAGATAAGCTTAACATGGTCAGCCTGAACGGTGAGGGTGGCGAAATCAAAGATATGCTTGGAAAATATCCAAAAACGCGCGGGCAGCAAGTTGCATCCGGTCGTTTTGGCGTAAATGCAGAGCTGCTTAACTCCTCCAACTTATTAGAAATCAAAATTGGGCAAGGAGCAAAGCCTGGTGAAGGCGGGCATTTACCAGGGTCTAAAGTTACAGCAAAAATCGCAGAAGCACGTAATGCAACGATTGGATCGGATTTAATCTCTCCATCCAATAACCATGATATCTACTCCATCGAAGACTTGGCACAGATGATTGCCGAGCTGAAAACAGCCAACGATCAGGCAAAGGTTGCCGTAAAAGTCCCGGTAGTTCCTAATATCGGAACGATTGCAGTCGGAATCGCAAAAGCTGGTGCGGACATCATTACCATCAGTGGGTTTGATGGCGGTACAGGGGCAGCGAGAATCCATGCCCTTCAATATGTAGGCCTACCAGTTGAGATTGGGGTAAAAGCTGCGCATAACGCGTTGATTGAATCCGGCCTCCGTAATAAAGTGGAAATCTGGGCGGACGGCGGAATCAAGAGTGCACTGGATTGCATGAAGGTCATGCTTTTAGGGGCGAATCGTATTGGATTCGGAACTCTCTCCATGATCGCCATCGGTTGTACAACATGCCGCGGCTGTCACTTGGATACATGTCACGTTGGAATCGCAACACAGATCGAATCCGAAGCACAAGCAAAAGATCACGGTCTCCGTCGTTTTGTTCCTAGACAATCCGACCTTGCCGTACAAGGCTTGATGAACCTGTTCACTGCTTTTGGGGACGAACTGAAAGCATTAACCGCTTCCTTGGGCTTTGAGAACCTTCAGGAAATCGTCGGTCGCTCCGACCTTCTCGAGCAGACGCGTGGCTTGGAATCGCTTGACCTTTCCAACCTGCTTCATACTCTTGACGTGCCACAGCTTGCTCAAAAAGAAGTGGCGGCGAGCATGGAAAAAGAAAAACTCCTTGTTGCTGCTGGTGCAGAATATCTGGATTACCAAGAAAACGAACTGCATGAGTCCCGCCAATTCGATGCGATAACAGCAGAACAACGTGTCCTTGGTAGCCGCGTTTCCTGCCACCGTGTACGCGGACGCTTGGACGGATCTTACTTGGAGCTGCCTGAAGTAGAACTTCGCTACAACAAAGGCTCTATTCCTGGTAACGGACTTGGTGCTTACAACTCTACCGGTATCAACATCAAAGTTGAGGGTGGCGCACAGGATGGCATCGGGAAAACCGCATTTGGCGGAAGCATCTTCGTCTTCAAATATAAAGGAAAAGACGGCAAGTTCTATAACGGTTCTGTCGGAAAAGGCTTTGGCTACGGCGCACAAAAAGGAGCGCTTGTCGTTCAAGGAAACGCCGACGCCCGTGCAGGTATCCGCCTATCCGGTGCCGACATGATCATCGGCGGGAAAGTTACCACTCCTATCCCAGCTGTTGAACATGGTAACCTTGGAATCAACGCCAATATCAAAGGCTTTGCGTTTGAGTACATGACAAATGGCCGTGGCCTTGTCCTTGGTGACCCTGGTCCATGGATCTGCGCAGGAATGACAGGAGGAGCCGTCTACCTCCGTCATCAGCCGGAAATGGGCTTGACGAAAGAAGCACTTCAACGCCGTATCGCAAAAGGTGCAAAAGTAAATATCGAACCTTTGAATGCAGCTGGTTTAAAGGATGTTGTGGAGTTACTTTCCATCTATCATCAATCACTGCTAGATCAACACCAATTGGAGGAAGCAGCGGAAATCAAGCAGATGCTTGATAACCCGGCAGACTTCTTCCTCCAGGTCAACCCTGTCAAAGAACAGGCAGACCCAGCAGTATCTACAGAATAA
- a CDS encoding glutamate-1-semialdehyde 2,1-aminomutase — MNFTKSGQIHEEALQHIVGGVNSPSRSYKAVGGGAPVVMERAEGAYFWDVDGNKYIDYLAAYGPIITGHAHPHITEAITKAAQTGVLYGTPTPHEVKFAKMLKEAMPGMDKVRFVNSGTEAVMTTIRVARAYTGRDKIIKFAGCYHGHSDLVLVAAGSGPATLGTPDSAGVPKSIANEVITVPFNDIEPFREAMEKWGDQIAGVLVEPIVGNFGIVEPIPGFLQAVNDISHEAGALVIYDEVITAFRFMYGGAQDMLGITPDLTALGKIIGGGLPIGAYGGRAEIMEKVAPLGPAYQAGTMAGNPASILSGIACLEVLQKEGVYEHLDHIGKLLEEGIRERAEKYGVTITINRLKGALTIYFTDETVVNYEQAENTDGEQFAKFFKLMLNQGINLAPSKYEAWFVTTEHTEEDVRVTLDAVEHAFKELANA; from the coding sequence ATGAACTTTACAAAATCTGGTCAAATACACGAAGAAGCTCTGCAACATATCGTCGGTGGTGTGAACAGCCCGTCACGTTCCTATAAAGCAGTTGGCGGCGGTGCGCCGGTAGTAATGGAACGGGCGGAAGGAGCATATTTCTGGGATGTGGACGGCAATAAATACATTGACTACTTGGCAGCATATGGTCCAATCATCACCGGTCATGCCCACCCCCATATTACTGAAGCCATTACAAAAGCTGCGCAAACCGGGGTCCTTTACGGTACACCAACCCCCCATGAAGTGAAATTTGCGAAGATGCTAAAAGAGGCGATGCCAGGAATGGACAAAGTACGTTTCGTCAACTCGGGTACCGAGGCGGTAATGACGACCATCCGCGTGGCGCGTGCTTATACAGGTCGGGACAAAATCATCAAGTTTGCCGGCTGCTATCACGGACATTCGGATCTTGTTCTTGTTGCAGCAGGTTCTGGTCCAGCTACACTTGGCACACCTGATTCAGCGGGGGTACCAAAGAGCATTGCCAATGAAGTCATCACGGTGCCTTTCAACGACATCGAGCCTTTCCGTGAAGCCATGGAAAAATGGGGCGACCAGATCGCTGGCGTACTTGTGGAGCCAATCGTCGGTAACTTTGGAATAGTGGAACCAATACCTGGCTTCCTTCAAGCCGTGAACGATATCAGTCATGAAGCTGGCGCATTGGTCATCTATGATGAGGTTATTACAGCCTTCCGTTTTATGTATGGCGGTGCGCAGGACATGCTTGGAATCACACCGGATTTGACAGCGCTTGGTAAAATCATCGGCGGCGGACTTCCGATTGGTGCCTATGGCGGACGAGCGGAAATTATGGAGAAAGTTGCACCACTTGGCCCTGCATATCAGGCAGGAACCATGGCGGGTAACCCGGCATCCATTTTGTCAGGAATCGCATGCTTGGAAGTTCTCCAAAAAGAAGGAGTATACGAACACCTTGATCATATTGGCAAGCTATTAGAAGAAGGTATTCGTGAAAGAGCAGAAAAGTACGGAGTCACCATTACCATCAACCGCCTCAAAGGAGCACTTACCATCTATTTCACGGATGAAACGGTAGTCAACTATGAACAGGCGGAAAATACAGATGGCGAGCAGTTTGCTAAATTCTTCAAACTGATGCTTAACCAAGGTATCAACCTTGCACCATCAAAATACGAAGCATGGTTTGTGACAACCGAACATACCGAAGAAGATGTCAGAGTGACACTAGATGCAGTTGAGCACGCATTCAAGGAATTAGCGAATGCATAA